The following proteins come from a genomic window of Streptomyces sp. Sge12:
- the galT gene encoding galactose-1-phosphate uridylyltransferase — MKRTSTRLADGREILYYDTGDGAARAYPDTRPLDASAPATGSEVRRDRLLGDHVVIASHRQGRTYHPPADACPLCPSTEARASEIPAPHYEVAVFENRFPSLAGDTGRCEVICFTPDHRTSFAELDEERAGLVLAAWSDRTAELSAREGIRQVYCFENRGAEIGVTLAHPHGQIYAFPFVTPRTTRMLATVAGHRARTGGNLFEEVLAAERAEGSRVVLETEHWTAFVPYAARWPYEVHLYPRHRVPDLPALGDAARAEFPRVYLELLRRFDRLFDRPEPTPYISAWHQAPTGEGREDFALHLELFTVRRTVDKLKYLAGTESGMEAYMNDVLPEDAAARLREVASA; from the coding sequence GTGAAGCGCACGAGCACCCGCCTCGCCGACGGCCGCGAGATCCTCTACTACGACACCGGCGACGGCGCCGCCCGGGCCTACCCCGACACCCGCCCGCTCGACGCGTCGGCCCCGGCCACCGGCTCCGAGGTACGGCGCGACCGGCTGCTGGGCGACCACGTCGTCATCGCCTCCCACCGGCAGGGCCGCACCTACCACCCGCCCGCCGACGCCTGCCCGCTGTGCCCCTCCACCGAGGCGCGCGCGAGCGAGATCCCGGCCCCCCACTACGAGGTGGCCGTCTTCGAGAACCGCTTCCCCTCCCTCGCCGGCGACACCGGCCGCTGCGAGGTCATCTGCTTCACCCCCGACCACCGGACCTCCTTCGCCGAGCTCGACGAGGAACGCGCCGGCCTCGTCCTCGCCGCCTGGAGCGACCGCACCGCCGAGCTCTCCGCCCGCGAGGGGATCCGGCAGGTCTACTGCTTCGAGAACCGGGGCGCCGAGATCGGCGTGACCCTCGCCCATCCGCACGGCCAGATCTACGCCTTCCCCTTCGTCACCCCGCGCACCACCCGCATGCTCGCCACCGTCGCCGGCCACCGCGCCCGGACCGGCGGCAACCTCTTCGAGGAGGTGCTCGCCGCCGAACGCGCCGAAGGCAGCCGGGTCGTCCTCGAAACGGAGCACTGGACCGCCTTCGTGCCCTACGCGGCGCGCTGGCCGTACGAGGTCCACCTCTACCCGCGCCACCGGGTCCCCGACCTCCCCGCCCTCGGTGACGCCGCCCGCGCCGAGTTCCCGCGGGTCTACCTGGAGCTGCTGCGCCGCTTCGACCGGCTCTTCGACCGGCCCGAGCCGACCCCGTACATCTCCGCCTGGCACCAGGCCCCCACGGGCGAGGGACGCGAGGACTTCGCACTCCACCTGGAGCTCTTCACGGTCCGCCGGACCGTCGACAAGCTGAAGTACCTGGCCGGTACCGAGTCCGGCATGGAGGCCTACATGAACGACGTGCTGCCCGAGGACGCGGCCGCGCGGCTGCGGGAGGTGGCGAGCGCGTGA
- a CDS encoding glycoside hydrolase family 35 protein gives MLSHDQDGFRRAGRPHRIVSGALHYFRVHPDLWEDRLARLRALGVNTVDTYVPWNFHETAPGKADFTGPRDLARFLCLAQDLGLDAIVRPGPYICAEWDFGGLPARLLAVDGLHLRCSDPRFEAEVDGWFDLVVPELLPLLAGRGGPVVAVQIENEYGSYGNDTRYRRHVEQALVARGVDCLLFTADGPEDAMLQGGTVPGRLATATFGARPAERLEALRRYQRTGPLAAMEFWIGWFDHWGEDHHVRAVDDAARSLDELLATGASVNLYMAHGGTNFGFWAGANHSGSRPGEAGYQPTVTSYDYDAPIGEAGELTPKFHAFREVIGTYVPLPDTPLPEPLPRITPALATPAGTAELLGHLDLLGGPPVLRPAPESMERLGQSHGLIHYRTTVTGPRPAMPVRIDGLGDRAYLFADGVPLGVLDRNAPDEGPDLPVGEEGVVLDVLVRAQGRVNYGPLLDDRKGIWRGVRHGHQLLFEWEIRPLPLTDPTGLDFAPDPAEPGRPAFHRFTHDLTTHGPADAFIDMSGWGTGLVWLNGFLLGHYDSPRGPQRTLYAPGPLWRGAGAGTDTGTGTGTTNEIIVLELERPGTELPLRDRPDLGRTTVVTLE, from the coding sequence ATGCTCAGCCACGACCAGGACGGATTCCGGCGCGCGGGCCGCCCCCACCGCATCGTCTCGGGCGCCCTGCACTACTTCCGGGTGCACCCCGACCTGTGGGAGGACCGCCTCGCCCGCCTGCGCGCCCTGGGCGTGAACACCGTGGACACCTACGTCCCCTGGAACTTCCACGAAACCGCCCCGGGGAAGGCCGACTTCACCGGTCCGCGCGACCTGGCCCGCTTCCTGTGCCTCGCCCAGGACCTCGGACTCGACGCCATCGTCCGCCCCGGCCCGTACATCTGCGCCGAATGGGACTTCGGCGGCCTGCCCGCCCGCCTCCTCGCCGTCGACGGCCTCCACCTGCGCTGTTCCGACCCGCGGTTCGAGGCCGAGGTGGACGGCTGGTTCGACCTCGTGGTCCCCGAGCTGCTGCCGCTGCTCGCCGGCCGCGGCGGGCCCGTGGTCGCCGTGCAGATCGAGAACGAGTACGGCTCGTACGGCAACGACACCCGCTACCGCAGGCACGTGGAGCAGGCCCTGGTCGCCCGCGGCGTGGACTGCCTGCTGTTCACCGCCGACGGCCCCGAGGACGCCATGCTCCAGGGCGGCACGGTCCCCGGACGGCTCGCCACCGCCACCTTCGGCGCCCGGCCCGCCGAACGCCTCGAAGCGCTGCGCCGCTACCAGCGGACCGGCCCGCTCGCCGCGATGGAATTCTGGATCGGCTGGTTCGACCACTGGGGCGAGGACCACCACGTCCGCGCCGTCGACGACGCGGCCCGCTCGCTCGACGAACTCCTCGCCACCGGCGCCTCCGTCAACCTGTACATGGCCCACGGCGGCACCAACTTCGGCTTCTGGGCCGGCGCCAACCACTCCGGATCCCGCCCCGGGGAAGCGGGCTACCAGCCCACCGTCACCAGCTACGACTACGACGCACCCATCGGCGAGGCCGGCGAACTCACCCCCAAGTTCCATGCGTTCCGCGAGGTCATCGGCACGTACGTGCCGCTCCCGGACACACCGCTGCCCGAACCGCTGCCCCGGATCACCCCCGCCCTCGCCACCCCCGCGGGCACCGCCGAGCTGCTCGGCCACCTCGACCTGCTCGGCGGCCCGCCGGTGCTGCGCCCCGCCCCCGAGTCCATGGAGCGGCTCGGGCAGAGCCACGGCCTGATCCACTACCGCACCACCGTCACCGGACCGCGGCCGGCCATGCCCGTCAGGATCGACGGGCTGGGCGACCGCGCGTACCTCTTCGCCGACGGGGTGCCCCTCGGCGTCCTCGACCGCAATGCCCCCGACGAAGGACCGGACCTGCCGGTCGGCGAGGAGGGCGTGGTGCTCGACGTACTCGTGCGGGCGCAGGGCAGGGTCAACTACGGGCCGCTGCTCGACGACCGCAAGGGCATCTGGCGCGGCGTCCGCCACGGCCATCAGCTGCTGTTCGAGTGGGAGATCCGGCCGCTGCCGCTCACCGACCCGACCGGGCTCGACTTCGCACCGGACCCCGCGGAGCCGGGTCGCCCCGCCTTCCACCGCTTCACCCACGACCTCACGACGCACGGGCCGGCCGACGCCTTCATCGACATGTCGGGATGGGGGACCGGCCTGGTCTGGCTGAACGGTTTCCTCCTCGGCCACTACGACTCACCCCGCGGCCCGCAGCGCACGCTCTACGCCCCCGGACCCCTCTGGCGCGGCGCAGGAGCAGGCACAGACACAGGCACAGGCACCGGGACCACGAACGAGATCATCGTGCTCGAACTGGAGCGCCCCGGCACCGAACTGCCCCTGCGCGACCGCCCCGACCTGGGCCGCACCACGGTCGTCACCCTCGAATGA
- a CDS encoding sugar phosphate isomerase/epimerase family protein, with protein sequence MKYAFSTLGLPGTPLDRAAALAAHHGFHGLELRAHPEEPLHTATPAAERAAALRTLAASGVAVLAVAGYARVAAPGPDAPVLAELRALVRLAADLAAPYVRAFPGGGDPPGPDDDARAVRRLLAAAPFAERHGVRILLETHDSHRTGAAVARVLGGVGHPGAGALWDVLHTWLGGEPPAASCRALAAHLGYVQVKDVRSARDLTPVALGAGVLPLPEAVSAVPRDGWLCWEYEKRWYPAAAELPGLLARGRAYLHGLAADRPRGARGHGQA encoded by the coding sequence GTGAAGTACGCCTTCTCCACGCTCGGCCTGCCCGGCACCCCGCTCGACCGCGCGGCCGCCCTGGCGGCGCACCACGGCTTCCACGGCCTCGAACTGCGCGCCCACCCCGAGGAACCCCTGCACACGGCCACCCCGGCCGCCGAGCGCGCCGCCGCGCTGCGGACCCTCGCCGCCTCGGGGGTCGCCGTCCTCGCCGTCGCGGGCTACGCCCGGGTGGCCGCCCCGGGCCCGGACGCGCCGGTCCTCGCCGAACTGCGCGCCCTGGTCCGGCTCGCCGCCGACCTGGCGGCCCCCTACGTACGCGCCTTCCCCGGAGGCGGTGACCCGCCCGGGCCCGACGACGACGCCCGGGCCGTGCGCCGGCTGCTGGCCGCCGCGCCGTTCGCCGAGCGCCACGGGGTGCGGATCCTGCTCGAGACCCACGACTCGCACCGCACCGGCGCCGCGGTCGCCCGGGTGCTCGGCGGGGTCGGGCATCCGGGCGCCGGCGCCCTGTGGGACGTGCTGCACACCTGGCTCGGCGGTGAGCCGCCGGCCGCCTCGTGCCGGGCCCTCGCCGCGCACCTGGGCTACGTACAGGTGAAGGACGTCCGGTCGGCGCGGGACCTCACCCCCGTCGCGCTCGGCGCCGGAGTACTGCCCCTGCCCGAGGCGGTCTCCGCGGTACCGCGGGACGGCTGGCTCTGCTGGGAGTACGAAAAGCGCTGGTACCCCGCCGCCGCCGAGCTGCCCGGACTCCTCGCACGGGGCCGCGCGTACCTGCACGGACTGGCTGCGGACCGGCCGCGCGGCGCCCGGGGGCACGGGCAGGCGTAA
- a CDS encoding helix-turn-helix domain-containing protein, producing the protein MLEPVHAVVYFAPEAHEEAGALGYATDDRWPVYFAHRAAPLGPVGAGERHHRRTPPRRRQRGPALALRTEVEKLTDELASDPWSALTPQEADRLAELLLPPVLDIVAAGILPTQGTLGIGMKYDYEAWSARREEPP; encoded by the coding sequence CTGCTCGAACCGGTCCACGCCGTCGTCTATTTCGCGCCCGAGGCCCACGAGGAAGCCGGCGCGCTCGGGTACGCCACCGACGACCGGTGGCCGGTGTACTTCGCCCACCGGGCCGCGCCGCTCGGCCCGGTGGGCGCGGGGGAGCGTCACCACCGGCGGACGCCCCCTCGCCGCCGCCAACGCGGCCCTGCCCTGGCCCTGCGCACCGAGGTCGAGAAGCTCACCGACGAACTCGCCTCGGACCCGTGGTCGGCGCTGACCCCGCAGGAAGCGGACCGGCTCGCGGAGCTCCTGCTGCCGCCCGTCCTCGACATCGTCGCCGCCGGGATCCTCCCGACCCAAGGCACCCTCGGGATCGGAATGAAGTACGACTACGAGGCCTGGTCCGCCCGTCGCGAGGAACCTCCGTGA